Below is a genomic region from Deinococcus ruber.
TGTGTTCTGTTCTCCAACAAACTCCGCCCACTTTTTGCATAGTGATCTTGGCAGCTTCTAGCCCCTAACCATAATGTTGCTATACGGTTGTATCCATCTCCTCACGGTTCGAATACTAGTCACCGCGAATAGGGGTTGACAAAACCGCACAAGAGACGCAAAAGGGACGGTGCTTATGTGCCGTCCCAATTTCAGTCTACTGCCGATCCATGACGCCTTCCAACGGCTGACCCTCTGGTTGAACCCCCAGATGCCCACCAAACTGCTGCACGACCACGAAAAAATTTCAGACGCCCAACTGGTCGCGGTGGCGCTACTGCAACGCATCCACAAGGCAGTGTATTTCCGTCACTGGTGGCGGTTTCTGAAGCTGAACCACGTTGCCTGGTTTCCTTCGGAAACTCAGGCTCGCATTCGGTTGGCGCGGTTGACGCCAGTGATCGAACGGCTGAGTGTCGAAGTCCAGAGGCTGGACTTCGTGGTGATCGACTCCGAACCCCTCCCGATGAGCACCTTCAAGCGCGCTCCACGCTGCAAGTTTCCGGGGGCAACACACGGGTTCGGAACCTCCGGACCGGTCTACGGCTTCAAGCTTCACGCGTGGACGACCCTGAATGGCAAGATTGCCAAGGATGAAATCCACCCGGCCAACCTGCACGATTTCACCGTTGGCTGCATCATGAAGAGAGATTGGCCCGCGTATGGCGGGCCAAAGCAGATCGGAGACAAAGGGGACCAGTCCGGGACATACCTCACGCCACCGAAGAACAACGCCAAGCAGCTCGATCCGCGCTGGAAAGAAGAATACGCGGCTGCACGGAAGATTGTTGAGTCAACGTTTTCAGCGCTCGCTGGATCAGGATTACGGTGGGGTCAGGTCAAAACCATGCTGAGCTTGCGGCTGAAAGTGGCGCTGTTGGTTTTCGCGCACAACCTCAAATTTCGAGACTTGGGCTGATGACCACAGCTCAGTCGGTTCGTCAACCCCTATTCGCGGTTAGTCTTTCGACTACAGGTACATTGTCAGAGTGCTTCTCACGGGTTGTTACCTTCCCGCTTAAAACCTTAGGGAACTGTTGGTGGAACAACAGGTTCTTGAAGGCCGAATTGCCTTCTTAGAACAATCAACAAGACAACTTCACGTCACAAATGTCAGTCTCCATTGTCCTTCAGACTGAACGCCTCCTCCACAACACTGGAGCAAGATCACTTCAATTCAGAACGCGTTTCACTCGTCTGAGTAGCGCTCGGCGTAGCGGCCTGCTAGATAGATCGCCTGATGAGGCGCATTCAGCGAGTCGAGCGTTTTGCCGCTGTACTCGAAATTCCAGGCGCCCGAGCGGTTCTGCCACCACACACCCAGCAGGGCCACATGGTCTGCCAGTCGCAACGGAAACACCTGTTCCGGCACTCCACTTCCCACCACGGTCAGATCCATATCTCGGAATTCCAGCGTGCGCGGCTGACTGTGGATGCTCACGGCATACAGGTGCCCCGCCTGATCGCCGTAACGCTGCGCCAGCACGTTCAGATTCACGCTAAAGGTGCGGGAGGCCGACAGCACGTCCGAGGAACCGGGCAGATGCGTCACTTCGAAGCCGCTGCGATTGGGAAACGCGATGATGCCCGACGGCGGTACATGCACGACCTGCAACTCGGCAAACGTGGTGCTCAGACCCGTTGCGCGTACCGTCATGGTCAGGGTGGGAACAGGCACTTCAGCAGACTTGCTCATCGTGATCGGCAGTGTACCAGACTGGCTCCAGCACAACAAAAACGGAAGCGGCAACCTTTGATGCCTTCACGCTCAGCACGGCAAAAGCAGGGACCGCTGCCCGCACGTCAGCGGCGTCAACCGAACGTCCGTTCCAGTGGTTAGGCATGAGCGCGGAAAGCCATTTCTTTGTCAGATTCTCATCCAGCGGCATAAATGCGTAAAGAGCGTCTCATCCTATTGATTTTCCCGCTGCGGCGCGGCTGTTTAGGCTCTGAGCCATGACCGTTCCGCCTCACACGTCCCTTCCAGCGTTGGGAGCATGGCCCACGGAAAACGGGACCGTCTTCCGCCTGTGGAGTTCACAGACCTCTGCCGCAAACGTCGTGTTGTATGACACAGCCACCGAGTCAGGCTCCGACCAGCACAGCCGCCATCTGCCGCTACACCCATGCGGAAACGGGATTTTCGAGGCCGAGATTCCTGGGGTCGGACCGGGCGTGCGGTACCGCTTCGAACTGGACGGCCAGATTCTGCCCGACCCGTACGCCCGCTGGTGCCCGGACGGGGTGCACGAACCTGCGGCGGTATGGGAACCCACATATACCTTCCAGCACGCACCACCGCTGCTGAAACAGAACGAACGCATTATCTACGAACTGCACGTGGGTACCTTCACGCCCGAGGGAACGTACCGCGCCGCACAGCAGAAGCTCGGCTATCTCCACGATCTGGGCGTGACTGTGGTGGAACTGATGCCGCTGACCGCCTTTCCAGGCCGCTGGGGGTGGGGATACGACGGCGTGACGCTCTTCGCACCCTTTGCCGGGTACGGGACGCCCGAAGAGCTGATGGCGTTCATCGACGAGGCGCACCGACTGGGAATCGCGGTACTGCTCGATCTGGTACTCAATCACTTCGGCCCAGACGGAAACTACCTGGGGGCGTACAGCCCGGTGTATTTCACGCAGCGGCACAAGACCCCGTGGGGCGACGCCCTCGATTATGCCGAACCCCACATGAGGCGCCTGGTGCTCGACGCAGCGCTGCACTGGCTGCGGGTGTACCGCTTCGATGGCCTGCGCCTGGACGCCACCCACGAGATCTTCGACGAGAGCACGCCGCATATCCTGGCAGAGCTGGTCGCCCGTGCCCACACACAGGAGGGCGGCAGACCACTGCTGTACTGCGAGGATGACCGCAACGATCCCTTTCTGGTCACCCAGTTCGGCATGGACGGCCTGTGGGCAGACGACTTTCATCATCAGGTGCATGTGCTGCTGACTGGAGAACAGGACGGATATTACCGCGCTTACCGTCCAGATGCCGCCGAACTGGCCCGCTGTATCGAGCGTGGCTGGTTGTACGAAGGTCAGCTGTGGCCGCTGGGAGACCGGTCGCCACGCGGCACGTCTGCCGATTCGCTGGCAGCGTCCAATCTGGTGTACTGCCTTCAGAATCACGACCAGATCGGCAACCGCGCAACCGGTGATCGGCTGCATGTGGCCGCTGGCACCGAGCTGTTCCTGGCAGCCAGTATGCTGCTGCTGTTCCTCCCCATGACGCCGCTGCTATTTCAGGGACAGGAATGGCTGGCCTCTGCGCCCTTCCTGTACTTCTCGGATCACGCGGGTGAACTGGGCCGCCAGATCACCGCGGGCCGTCAGCAGGAATTTCAGCATTTTGAGGCATTTTCCGTGTCGCAGTCGGCACCCGATCCACAGCAGGAATCGACCTTCAGCAGCAGTGTGCTCGACTG
It encodes:
- a CDS encoding IS982 family transposase; protein product: MCRPNFSLLPIHDAFQRLTLWLNPQMPTKLLHDHEKISDAQLVAVALLQRIHKAVYFRHWWRFLKLNHVAWFPSETQARIRLARLTPVIERLSVEVQRLDFVVIDSEPLPMSTFKRAPRCKFPGATHGFGTSGPVYGFKLHAWTTLNGKIAKDEIHPANLHDFTVGCIMKRDWPAYGGPKQIGDKGDQSGTYLTPPKNNAKQLDPRWKEEYAAARKIVESTFSALAGSGLRWGQVKTMLSLRLKVALLVFAHNLKFRDLG
- the treZ gene encoding malto-oligosyltrehalose trehalohydrolase, which encodes MTVPPHTSLPALGAWPTENGTVFRLWSSQTSAANVVLYDTATESGSDQHSRHLPLHPCGNGIFEAEIPGVGPGVRYRFELDGQILPDPYARWCPDGVHEPAAVWEPTYTFQHAPPLLKQNERIIYELHVGTFTPEGTYRAAQQKLGYLHDLGVTVVELMPLTAFPGRWGWGYDGVTLFAPFAGYGTPEELMAFIDEAHRLGIAVLLDLVLNHFGPDGNYLGAYSPVYFTQRHKTPWGDALDYAEPHMRRLVLDAALHWLRVYRFDGLRLDATHEIFDESTPHILAELVARAHTQEGGRPLLYCEDDRNDPFLVTQFGMDGLWADDFHHQVHVLLTGEQDGYYRAYRPDAAELARCIERGWLYEGQLWPLGDRSPRGTSADSLAASNLVYCLQNHDQIGNRATGDRLHVAAGTELFLAASMLLLFLPMTPLLFQGQEWLASAPFLYFSDHAGELGRQITAGRQQEFQHFEAFSVSQSAPDPQQESTFSSSVLDWTELHHGNHARAYQLYRRLLRLRRDDPVLKTGERAQVRAGARGPLLWVTRQNEAGIRVLLVNFTSQPVALDTLVGSDATLLLASSDHSIQSMLPPQMAVLLEVTAVPAALADAGVWADPKVWTGKS